From a region of the Octopus sinensis linkage group LG18, ASM634580v1, whole genome shotgun sequence genome:
- the LOC115221751 gene encoding monocarboxylate transporter 9-like: MGETVQRDLVANHEESSPKTDSKHVALPESTTTPDAVFVIEEAVPPMEAEVEETTIVPDGGWGWIVSVAAMCCSFIVFVIKGSSGLFLIALINKFDEPVWKLTLVGSILNGLSLLSAPICSMLLIYFCHRNVAISAGLIGFTGAILGAFSTSSDMMITCYGILGGLALGFGYFTGQIMVTLYFSKKRATALSIASCGTGLGTCIGNIMVEELLQTYGLAGTLLMIAGMMFNMVVCGALYRPLRTKTTLRHNPEYTTTTSDWDSTGQGITNQAFWNSESSLDVHGFGLYFVAKPQYRR; encoded by the exons atggGAGAAACCGTTCAACGAGACCTGGTGGCAAACCACGAGGAAAGCTCTCCAAAGACCGATTCCAAACATGTGGCACTGCCAGAATCGACCACGACACCGGATGCCGTGTTCGTCATAGAAGAGGCGGTTCCGCCGATGGAAGCAGAAGTGGAAGAAACAACAATAGTTCCAGATGGAGGTTGGGGTTGGATTGTGAGCGTGGCAGCCATGTGTTGTAGTTTCATCGTCTTTGTAATTAAGGGGTCATCAGGGCTGTTTCTCATCGCCCTAATTAATAAATTTGATGAACCCGTATGGAAGTTAACTTTGGTTGGGAGCATTCTCAATGGACTCTCCCTTCTTTCAG CTCCGATTTGCAGTATGTTATTGATCTATTTTTGTCATCGGAATGTGGCCATCAGCGCAGGACTTATTGGATTTACAGGAGCCATTTTGGGGGCATTTTCCACAAGTAGCGACATGATGATAACCTGCTATGGAATACTGGGAG GTCTGGCCCTGGGGTTCGGGTATTTCACCGGCCAAATCATGGTAACTCTATACTTCAGCAAGAAAAGAGCAACAGCTTTGAGTATCGCCAGCTGTGGAACTGGTTTGGGTACCTGTATTGGTAACATAATGGTCGAGGAACTTCTACAGACATACGGCTTGGCAGGAACTTTGTTAATGATTGCTGGAATGATGTTTAATATGGTGGTGTGTGGGGCTCTTTACAGACCGCTGCGAACCAAAACGACGTTACGACATA ACCCAGAATATACAACAACAACCAGCGACTGGGATAGCACTGGACAGGGTATAACTAACCAAGCGTTTTGGAACTCTGAAAGTTCACTGGATGTC